One region of Seriola aureovittata isolate HTS-2021-v1 ecotype China chromosome 15, ASM2101889v1, whole genome shotgun sequence genomic DNA includes:
- the rps6kb1a gene encoding ribosomal protein S6 kinase beta-1 isoform X2, translated as MKVLKKAMIVRNAKDTAHTKAERNILEEVKHPFIVDLIYAFQTGGKLYLILEYLSGGELFMQLEREGIFMEDTACFYLAEISMALGHLHQKGIIYRDLKPENIMLNNNGHVKLTDFGLCKESIHDGTVTHTFCGTIEYMAPEILMRSGHNRAVDWWSLGALMYDMLTGAPPFTGENRKKTIDKILKCKLSLPPYLTQEARDLLKKLLKRNASLRLGAGPGDAAEVQAHPFFRHINWDDLLARKVEPPFKPFLQSADDVSQFDSKFTSQTPVDSPDDSTLSESANQVFLGFTYVAPSVLENVKEKFSFEPKVRSPRKFPGSPRTPVSPLKFAGGDCWPRGPTLTGGPSLLSPGGSGEQPMDVSTVEQMDTSSSGTNEASAPLPIKHPTKGPYKKQVYPMNSKRPEHLRMNL; from the exons ATGAAGGTTTTGAAGAAG GCCATGATTGTGCGTAATGCGAAGGACACAGCGCACACCAAAGCTGAGAGGAACATTCTGGAGGAAGTGAAGCATCCTTTCATTGTGGATCTCATCTACGCCTTCCAGACAGGGGGGAAGTTGTACCTCATCCTGGAGTATCTGAGCG gaggagagctGTTCATGCAACTGGAAAGAGAGGGCATCTTCATGGAGGACACGGCATG TTTCTACCTGGCCGAGATCTCGATGGCGCTGGGTCACCTGCACCAGAAGGGCATCATCTACAGAGACCTGAAGCCTGAGAACATCATGCTCAACAACAACG GACATGTGAAGTTGACAGACTTTGGTCTTTGTAAAGAGTCCATCCATGACGGAACGGTCACCCACACCTTCTGTGGCACTATTGAATACAT gGCTCCAGAGATCCTAATGAGGAGTGGACATAACCGGGCAGTGGACTGGTGGAGTCTGGGGGCTCTCATGTATGACATGCTAACAGGCGCA CCCCCATTCACAGGTGAAAACCGAAAGAAGACGATTGACAAAATCTTAAAATGCAAACTCAGCCTTCCACCTTACCTCACACAAGAAGCCAGGGACCTTCTGAAAAAG ctgctgAAACGAAATGCCTCATTGCGACTCGGGGCTGGACCAGGAGATGCTGCTGAGGTCCAG GCCCACCCATTCTTCCGGCATATAAATTGGGATGACCTCCTTGCTCGCAAAGTAGAGCCTCCATTTAAACCTTTCCTG CAATCGGCTGATGATGTTAGCCAGTTTGACTCCAAGTTCACCAGCCAGACTCCAGTGGACAGCCCGGACGACTCCACACTCAGCGAAAGTGCCAATCAAGTCTTCCTG GGTTTCACATATGTAGCCCCATCTGTGCTTGAAAACGTCAAAGAGAAGTTTTCTTTCGAACCAAAAGTCCGCTCACCACGGAAGTTCCCAGGAAGCCCAAGAACACCTGTGAG TCCGTTAAAGTTTGCAGGAGGGGACTGTTGGCCCCGGGGGCCCACGCTGACAGGCGGCCCGTCCCTGCTGTCTCCTGGCGGCTCTGGAGAGCAACCTATGGATGTGTCAACAGTGGAGCAAATGGACACAAGCAGCAGCGGCACCAACGAGGCCTCTGCACCGCTTCCCATCAAGCACCCTACCAAAGGGCCCTACAAAAAGCAGGTGTACCCCATGAACTCCAAGCGCCCTGAACATCTACGAATGAATCTATGA
- the rps6kb1a gene encoding ribosomal protein S6 kinase beta-1 isoform X1, with protein MAGVFDIDLDQPDENVSDDELEDGGQLNEYMDQCSSFEFNMDDCEKFEISENSVNKGTEQIRPECFELLKVLGKGGYGKVFQVRKVSGATSGKIFAMKVLKKAMIVRNAKDTAHTKAERNILEEVKHPFIVDLIYAFQTGGKLYLILEYLSGGELFMQLEREGIFMEDTACFYLAEISMALGHLHQKGIIYRDLKPENIMLNNNGHVKLTDFGLCKESIHDGTVTHTFCGTIEYMAPEILMRSGHNRAVDWWSLGALMYDMLTGAPPFTGENRKKTIDKILKCKLSLPPYLTQEARDLLKKLLKRNASLRLGAGPGDAAEVQAHPFFRHINWDDLLARKVEPPFKPFLQSADDVSQFDSKFTSQTPVDSPDDSTLSESANQVFLGFTYVAPSVLENVKEKFSFEPKVRSPRKFPGSPRTPVSPLKFAGGDCWPRGPTLTGGPSLLSPGGSGEQPMDVSTVEQMDTSSSGTNEASAPLPIKHPTKGPYKKQVYPMNSKRPEHLRMNL; from the exons ATGGCCGGGGTTTTCGACATCGATTTGGATCAACCGGATGAGAATGTCTCTGACGACGAACTTGAGGATGGG GGCCAGCTCAATGAATACATGGACCAATGCAGTAGCTTTGAATT TAACATGGATGACTGTGAGAAGTTTGAAATTTCAGAGAACAGCGTGAACAAGGGAACAGAGCAGATCAGGCCTGAATGCTTTGAGCTGCTGAAAGTTTTGGGAAAAGGAGGCTATGGAAAG GTGTTTCAAGTTCGGAAGGTGTCCGGTGCTACCTCTGGGAAAATATTTGCTATGAAGGTTTTGAAGAAG GCCATGATTGTGCGTAATGCGAAGGACACAGCGCACACCAAAGCTGAGAGGAACATTCTGGAGGAAGTGAAGCATCCTTTCATTGTGGATCTCATCTACGCCTTCCAGACAGGGGGGAAGTTGTACCTCATCCTGGAGTATCTGAGCG gaggagagctGTTCATGCAACTGGAAAGAGAGGGCATCTTCATGGAGGACACGGCATG TTTCTACCTGGCCGAGATCTCGATGGCGCTGGGTCACCTGCACCAGAAGGGCATCATCTACAGAGACCTGAAGCCTGAGAACATCATGCTCAACAACAACG GACATGTGAAGTTGACAGACTTTGGTCTTTGTAAAGAGTCCATCCATGACGGAACGGTCACCCACACCTTCTGTGGCACTATTGAATACAT gGCTCCAGAGATCCTAATGAGGAGTGGACATAACCGGGCAGTGGACTGGTGGAGTCTGGGGGCTCTCATGTATGACATGCTAACAGGCGCA CCCCCATTCACAGGTGAAAACCGAAAGAAGACGATTGACAAAATCTTAAAATGCAAACTCAGCCTTCCACCTTACCTCACACAAGAAGCCAGGGACCTTCTGAAAAAG ctgctgAAACGAAATGCCTCATTGCGACTCGGGGCTGGACCAGGAGATGCTGCTGAGGTCCAG GCCCACCCATTCTTCCGGCATATAAATTGGGATGACCTCCTTGCTCGCAAAGTAGAGCCTCCATTTAAACCTTTCCTG CAATCGGCTGATGATGTTAGCCAGTTTGACTCCAAGTTCACCAGCCAGACTCCAGTGGACAGCCCGGACGACTCCACACTCAGCGAAAGTGCCAATCAAGTCTTCCTG GGTTTCACATATGTAGCCCCATCTGTGCTTGAAAACGTCAAAGAGAAGTTTTCTTTCGAACCAAAAGTCCGCTCACCACGGAAGTTCCCAGGAAGCCCAAGAACACCTGTGAG TCCGTTAAAGTTTGCAGGAGGGGACTGTTGGCCCCGGGGGCCCACGCTGACAGGCGGCCCGTCCCTGCTGTCTCCTGGCGGCTCTGGAGAGCAACCTATGGATGTGTCAACAGTGGAGCAAATGGACACAAGCAGCAGCGGCACCAACGAGGCCTCTGCACCGCTTCCCATCAAGCACCCTACCAAAGGGCCCTACAAAAAGCAGGTGTACCCCATGAACTCCAAGCGCCCTGAACATCTACGAATGAATCTATGA